One segment of Terriglobales bacterium DNA contains the following:
- the dapA gene encoding 4-hydroxy-tetrahydrodipicolinate synthase: protein MKLRGCGTALVTPFNADGSVDEPSLRSLVSWQVESEIDFLIPCGTTGETPTLSRSEWQFVIEVTIDTVRARVPIVAGATSNSTREAVEKAQTVAAIPGVDAILTASPYYNKPTQEGQYQHFKAIAEAVDKPVVLYNVPGRTAANLEPATVGRLAEIKNIVGIKEASGLIGQISEVFNNVPEDFTVLSGDDVMTLPVIALGGAGVISVASNEIPREMAKMTRAALDGDWEMARRIHRKFLPLMQANFIESSPLPVKAVLAMMGKIGEHYRLPLVPMKKDTRAKLEAIAAEAGLLKKILVAK, encoded by the coding sequence ATGAAACTACGTGGTTGCGGTACGGCCCTTGTCACCCCCTTCAACGCCGATGGTTCCGTGGACGAACCCAGCCTGCGCAGTCTGGTGAGTTGGCAGGTCGAGTCAGAAATTGATTTTCTTATTCCCTGCGGCACCACTGGCGAGACCCCGACTCTTTCGCGCAGTGAATGGCAGTTCGTGATTGAGGTAACGATTGATACAGTTCGGGCACGCGTACCCATCGTGGCGGGAGCGACTTCTAACTCAACCCGCGAGGCCGTGGAAAAAGCGCAGACGGTTGCAGCCATTCCTGGCGTGGACGCAATTCTGACTGCCTCTCCTTATTACAACAAGCCCACGCAAGAAGGCCAGTACCAGCACTTCAAGGCCATCGCCGAGGCGGTGGATAAGCCCGTCGTGCTCTACAACGTCCCCGGGCGTACGGCAGCCAATCTTGAGCCCGCTACCGTCGGCCGGCTGGCCGAGATCAAAAATATTGTGGGCATCAAAGAAGCCAGTGGCCTTATCGGACAAATCTCCGAGGTCTTTAACAACGTTCCGGAAGATTTTACGGTCCTCTCGGGTGACGATGTCATGACGCTGCCGGTCATCGCCCTGGGTGGAGCAGGCGTGATTTCGGTTGCATCGAACGAGATCCCGCGCGAGATGGCGAAGATGACCCGCGCGGCATTGGATGGCGATTGGGAGATGGCAAGGCGCATCCATCGCAAATTTTTGCCGCTCATGCAGGCCAACTTTATCGAATCGAGCCCACTGCCGGTGAAAGCCGTGCTGGCCATGATGGGAAAAATTGGAGAACACTACCGCCTTCCCTTAGTCCCGATGAAGAAAGACACGCGCGCAAAGCTAGAGGCGATTGCGGCAGAAGCCGGATTGCTGAAAAAAATTTTGGTGGCAAAGTAG
- a CDS encoding 2,3,4,5-tetrahydropyridine-2,6-dicarboxylate N-succinyltransferase, which yields MQPLQNEIERLFALGAQAKSESSAREVFLEFRSSLSRGKIRAAEKRGNQWYANVWVKQGILLGFRLGELAEMGSDATLSFVDKDTYPARRWHVGDGIRIVPGGSSVREGAYVAPSVICMPPMYINVGAYVDEGALVDSHALVGSCAQIGKRVHLSAAAQIGGVLEPVSAAPVVIEDEALVGGNCGVYEGTQVRTRAVLGAGTILTRSTPVYDLVRGQVYRATDEQPLVIPENAVVVPGSRAVAHGKGAEWNLSLYTPVIVKYRDEKTDSRVELEDLLR from the coding sequence ATGCAACCTTTACAGAATGAAATTGAACGGCTCTTTGCTCTGGGAGCGCAGGCCAAGTCAGAATCCTCCGCGCGTGAGGTGTTTCTCGAATTCCGTTCCTCTCTTTCACGCGGGAAAATCCGCGCCGCGGAAAAACGCGGCAACCAGTGGTATGCCAACGTCTGGGTGAAGCAAGGAATCCTGCTGGGCTTTCGCCTGGGTGAACTGGCTGAGATGGGCTCCGACGCAACCCTCTCCTTCGTGGATAAAGACACCTACCCTGCCCGCCGCTGGCACGTTGGCGATGGCATTCGTATCGTCCCGGGAGGCTCCTCGGTGCGCGAAGGCGCTTATGTGGCGCCCTCGGTGATCTGTATGCCGCCCATGTATATCAACGTGGGCGCTTACGTGGATGAAGGCGCCCTGGTAGACTCCCACGCTCTGGTTGGCTCCTGCGCTCAGATTGGCAAGCGTGTGCACCTGAGTGCCGCCGCCCAGATTGGCGGAGTGCTGGAGCCTGTCAGCGCTGCTCCGGTTGTAATCGAAGATGAAGCCCTGGTCGGCGGAAACTGCGGAGTCTATGAAGGCACGCAGGTCAGGACCCGCGCTGTGTTGGGCGCTGGGACTATACTGACCCGCTCCACGCCGGTTTACGATCTGGTTCGCGGCCAAGTCTACCGTGCTACCGATGAGCAGCCCCTCGTAATCCCGGAAAATGCCGTAGTTGTACCTGGCTCCCGGGCCGTCGCCCACGGCAAAGGCGCGGAATGGAACCTTTCGCTGTACACGCCAGTCATCGTCAAGTACCGTGATGAAAAAACCGACAGCCGGGTCGAGCTCGAAGATTTATTGCGGTAA